Proteins encoded together in one Caldicellulosiruptor saccharolyticus DSM 8903 window:
- a CDS encoding IS481-like element ISCsa6 family transposase, which produces MNIISYHELRKISPQKARELVRKVFESNNKNVSKTAKILGVSRHTVRRAVYGPLEDKSKKPKSSPKKLSSELENFIVEESKKTGFRYRRLSFYLLRKYGIKISENTIKSILRRNSVARKTKRTKKGERSLYDYETLIPFSEFQLDTKHLLDKESLPKEVYEHMKRYNLPCYEWNIIDVATRTRFTAYSYELSSAFGFMFISLVALWLRTHNVRNIIKIRLDNGAEFCGGSERKLKQWNEMLSFLGVELNPIPPKAKHLMGIIENSHRADDEYFLMIHAERCKTKDEFIQRAQKWQDTWNFFRPHNGKGMNGRTPFEKFIASKSLVSSHIFQFPTLLLEDIMKKVGTFYSLFCNKFGGKYVFTTYRGSKWQKLGSGR; this is translated from the coding sequence ATGAATATTATATCATACCACGAACTAAGAAAAATATCCCCTCAAAAAGCTAGAGAATTAGTTCGAAAAGTCTTTGAATCAAATAACAAAAACGTATCAAAAACTGCTAAAATATTAGGTGTATCAAGACATACCGTAAGAAGAGCTGTCTACGGTCCTCTTGAAGATAAATCAAAAAAACCTAAATCTTCTCCCAAAAAGCTTTCTTCTGAACTCGAAAATTTTATTGTCGAAGAGTCTAAAAAAACTGGTTTTAGATATAGACGTTTGTCTTTTTATCTTCTCAGAAAATATGGTATCAAAATAAGTGAAAACACAATAAAGTCAATTCTTAGAAGAAACTCTGTAGCTCGAAAAACAAAAAGAACAAAAAAAGGTGAAAGAAGTCTATACGATTATGAAACTCTTATCCCATTTTCTGAATTTCAGCTTGATACAAAACATCTTTTAGACAAAGAAAGTCTTCCCAAGGAGGTATATGAACATATGAAAAGATACAATTTGCCTTGCTATGAGTGGAACATAATAGATGTTGCAACAAGAACAAGATTTACAGCCTATTCTTACGAACTTTCATCCGCTTTTGGATTTATGTTCATATCCTTAGTTGCATTATGGTTAAGAACTCATAATGTAAGAAATATAATAAAGATCCGATTAGACAATGGAGCAGAATTTTGTGGAGGAAGCGAAAGAAAGTTAAAGCAGTGGAATGAGATGCTGTCATTTTTGGGTGTAGAACTAAATCCTATTCCACCAAAAGCAAAGCATTTAATGGGTATAATTGAAAATTCACATAGAGCTGATGATGAGTATTTTTTAATGATTCATGCTGAAAGATGTAAAACAAAAGATGAATTTATTCAAAGAGCCCAGAAATGGCAAGATACATGGAACTTTTTCAGACCTCATAATGGTAAAGGAATGAACGGGAGGACACCATTCGAAAAATTCATAGCTTCAAAATCTCTGGTCTCCTCCCATATATTTCAATTTCCTACATTACTTCTTGAGGATATTATGAAAAAAGTAGGCACCTTCTATTCTCTGTTCTGTAATAAATTTGGTGGTAAATATGTCTTCACCACGTACCGAGGGAGCAAATGGCAGAAATTGGGGAGTGGGCGTTGA
- a CDS encoding IS110-like element ISCsa4 family transposase, with protein MKYTQNEKILQVTERTLVVGVDIAKERHVGRAFDFRGVELGKRIEFENRKEGMEKFLDWANKIMKANGKDNMIVGIEPTGHYWLCFEQYLRENGIKVVLVNPFHVKRSKELDDNTQTKSDIKDPKTIAMLVKDGRYTEPNIPEGIYAEMRVAMNIYERLQKQLNVLKNQIINWLDMYFPEFLEVFSDWEGKVALLTLKEMPLPCDVVENEVEGIIEYWRDKVDRRAVSRRRAMDLVEAAKRSIGKKEGRKLARQEIKYLLSQYELLKKQIEEIEAEMAELLREVPNGEELLKIKGVGVKTAVGFISEVGDIKRYEDARQIQKLAGLNIVENSSGKYKGQTCISKRGRGRLRSSLFKAMITIVAKNEEFKQLHRYYTTRENNPLKKKQSLIALCCKLIRVFYAILKKGVKYDGNKMLSDIKREALARTA; from the coding sequence TTGAAGTATACACAAAATGAAAAGATATTACAAGTAACAGAGAGAACTTTAGTTGTAGGAGTAGATATAGCAAAGGAAAGGCATGTAGGCAGAGCATTTGATTTTAGAGGAGTGGAGCTTGGCAAGAGAATAGAGTTTGAGAATAGGAAAGAAGGTATGGAGAAATTTTTGGATTGGGCAAATAAGATAATGAAAGCAAATGGCAAAGACAACATGATAGTAGGGATAGAGCCTACAGGGCATTACTGGCTGTGCTTTGAGCAGTATCTGAGAGAGAATGGCATAAAAGTGGTTTTAGTGAATCCTTTTCACGTGAAGAGGAGCAAGGAGCTTGATGATAATACGCAAACTAAGAGCGATATAAAGGATCCGAAGACGATAGCGATGCTTGTGAAGGATGGAAGATATACAGAGCCAAATATACCCGAGGGTATATATGCTGAGATGAGAGTAGCGATGAACATATATGAAAGGCTACAAAAACAGCTGAACGTTTTAAAAAATCAAATAATCAACTGGCTCGATATGTATTTTCCAGAATTTTTAGAAGTATTTTCTGATTGGGAAGGCAAGGTAGCGCTATTGACCCTAAAAGAGATGCCATTGCCTTGTGATGTAGTGGAAAATGAAGTGGAAGGGATTATAGAGTACTGGCGTGACAAAGTAGATAGGCGAGCGGTTAGTCGCAGGAGGGCGATGGATTTAGTAGAGGCTGCCAAAAGGAGTATAGGTAAAAAAGAAGGGAGAAAGCTGGCAAGACAAGAGATAAAATATTTGCTGAGTCAATATGAGCTTTTAAAGAAGCAGATAGAAGAGATAGAAGCCGAGATGGCAGAGCTTTTGAGAGAGGTGCCGAATGGAGAGGAACTGCTTAAAATAAAAGGTGTTGGTGTAAAAACGGCAGTTGGCTTTATTTCTGAGGTTGGAGATATAAAGAGGTATGAGGATGCGAGACAGATACAGAAATTGGCGGGACTCAATATAGTTGAGAATAGTTCTGGTAAGTACAAGGGTCAGACGTGTATAAGTAAAAGAGGGCGAGGGAGGCTCAGAAGTAGCTTGTTCAAGGCCATGATTACAATAGTAGCAAAGAATGAAGAATTTAAGCAGCTGCACAGGTATTACACCACGCGAGAGAACAATCCCTTGAAGAAGAAGCAATCATTAATAGCACTGTGTTGTAAATTGATAAGGGTATTTTATGCGATTTTGAAAAAAGGCGTAAAGTATGATGGGAACAAGATGTTGAGCGATATAAAGAGAGAGGCTTTAGCAAGGACAGCGTGA